From bacterium, a single genomic window includes:
- a CDS encoding (2Fe-2S)-binding protein codes for MHKDEEIIICRCEDITLDEIRRAIRQGYTDFEELKRYLRVGMGPCQGRTCTSLIRRELARFLGKSVAEIQPPTKRPPAVNVLIGVIHSGREKP; via the coding sequence ATGCACAAAGATGAAGAAATAATAATTTGTAGATGTGAGGACATAACACTTGATGAAATAAGGCGTGCTATAAGGCAGGGCTATACTGATTTTGAAGAGCTAAAGCGATATCTGAGAGTTGGCATGGGTCCCTGCCAGGGAAGAACCTGCACGAGCCTTATAAGGCGGGAACTGGCAAGGTTTTTGGGTAAAAGCGTCGCCGAAATTCAACCCCCTACTAAAAGACCACCAGCAGTTAATGTTCTTATCGGGGTGATCCATTCGGGTAGGGAAAAGCCGTAA
- the gcvH gene encoding glycine cleavage system protein GcvH translates to MREDLLYHPEFCWVKVEGDEATVGLIDFYCKLAGEISYIDMPAEGDEITKDERIGTVETGKWVGKLIAPVSGEVIEVNEEVEDEPSIVNEAPYENWLFKVKLSNPDEINELMNIDDAIPWLEGEIEEHAK, encoded by the coding sequence ATGCGTGAGGATTTGCTTTATCATCCCGAATTTTGCTGGGTTAAAGTTGAGGGCGATGAGGCAACTGTAGGGCTTATAGACTTTTACTGCAAGCTCGCTGGCGAAATATCATACATAGACATGCCAGCGGAGGGAGACGAAATAACGAAAGATGAGCGAATAGGAACAGTGGAAACAGGAAAGTGGGTCGGCAAACTCATCGCTCCCGTTTCAGGAGAGGTAATAGAAGTTAACGAGGAAGTGGAGGACGAGCCATCGATAGTAAACGAAGCTCCTTACGAGAATTGGCTTTTTAAGGTTAAGCTTTCAAACCCCGATGAAATTAACGAGTTAATGAATATAGACGATGCTATACCGTGGCTTGAGGGCGAGATCGAGGAACACGCTAAATAA